ACCTGCCCCTTTTACAGTGGCATCGGCTCCTAGTTTTATCACTTCTGCAAAAAGATGGATTACAGCCAATCAGATGACTTTGGGATATGAACAGCTGTTCAATACCATTATGGGACTCTTACCCACATCGACATATAAAAACAGAGCCCTCCAATGGTACAGCGAGGACCAGCCGTACCCTTGGGACGAATTGTGGAACCTCCTGAAACAACAACACGCACGTTTGGAAACGAAAGCGTATGCGACCTTCAATGCAATGAAATGCGACAAAGTGGCTGACTACCCCGCATTTGTAGAAAAAGCGATTCTAGAAGCTACAAATACCACTATTCCGGATAGAAATATTATCACCACTTTGATAAACGCGGCTCCGAGTGTTCGCCTCCGAACGACACTAACCACTCTACATGGCGACAACCCGCATCTATCTTTAGAAGATTTTGCAGAAAGAAGCCAATTGCGTGTAAATGAAATCCTAGCAGAATCACAGCACAAATATACATCGAAGAAATGGTGCTCAATTCACAAGAGTCGCGGACACAACACAAAGGACTGCAGTAGACAGACGAATAAACGTCAAAATACTCGAACCCCACACTCCGTGAAACGAATCACaaatggagaagaaggtttCACTTCTTCCGATGATGAAGCAAAAAACTACAGCGGTTGAAACACGCGGGTACTGTTTCAACCAAAATTCCTATCACCCCTGATCGAGAGCTCTTTAGaacacaaataaatatgcagTTCTCCAATGATGACCGCAGAACTATGCCAGTACTTTTTGATACAGGTGCTAAAATCAGTGTTATTGCGGCATCACTAGTCCCGCGAACTGTTATAAATAAAGTTCAATCTTTCGAGATTCTTTTCGGAGACACGAAAGTCAAATCGTCAGGATACGTGACAGGTAAATTTCGtctaaataataaattgtTCCAGATTAACTTTGCCGTTGTTCCAATGTCGCTCAAAAGTTGCGAAGCGATTATTGGAACCGACTGGATGTCAGAGAACGTTTTTGAAATAAACGAATCCACCCACAGCCATACAATTGGCATATATTCACGACCAAATCACCCACACGCAATGGGGATTCCCCAAGTAAATCGAATTAACAGTATACCGAACAAGTACAAGGAGTTCCTAACGAACAAAGGTAACGAGTCGAAACTTCCTCCCCACCGTTCGTTCGACCTGAAAATTCCTTTCGTACCAAATTACACTCTACCAAAAACAAAGCTGTATCCAATGCCCCGCAAACACCTCGACGCACTCAAGAAATATCTCAAAGAACAACTGGATAAAGGATTCATTCGCCCATCGCGCTCTCAGGTGGCAAGTCcccttttcttcatcaagaaaaaagacACGGACGAATTGAGACCAGTGGCTGACTATTCCGGTATCAACGAGATAACACAACCAGCCCCTTCGGCTATACCTATAATCAACGAGATGCTAAATAACATTCAAGGGGCCAAGATCTTTACCAAACTAGATCTGAAACAAGCATATAACCAAGTACGGGTAGTGAAAGAGGATGTATGGAAAACCGCCTTCATCACACCCGTCGGCCAATATGAATCTCTGGTCATGCCTTTTGGATTAAAAGGAGCACCCGCCGCTTTCCAACAACTGATGCAACACGTGTTCAGAGAACACTGGGGAACATTCGTTTACGCCTACCTAGACGACATCCTGGTGTTTTCACAATCAGAGGAGGAACATGAACAGCACGTTATTACCATTTTAAAATTACTACAGGAAAACCAACTATATATCAAGCAGGAAAAGTGCCAATGGGGAGTACCGGAGACCTTCTTTCTCGGACACACCATAGGCAATAGCACTATTGGTATGCAAAAAGACAAAGTACAGGCTATTTTAGACCTACCGAAACCCACGAACCGAAAAGGGCTACAACGGTTCCTTGGGTCAATTCAATACTATTCGAGATTCATCcaaaatttttcaaatctcATATCGCCACTACTCACACTCCTGAAGAAAAATGCCAGTTTCAAATGGACCCTAGTACATGACACAGCAGTGGAACAGATTAAACACGCGTTTACAACGGCTCCCGTACTACAAATGTTTAATCCAGACGCCCTCACACGCATATATACAGACGCGTCCAACCAGGCCATTGGGGCAGTTCTAGTGCAATACAATCAGCAGACAAAATTCTGGCACCCAGTCGAATTCTTCGGCAAAACGCTCCATAACGCCGAACTCAACTGGGACGTAAGGGATAAAGAAATGTTTGCAATCATTCAAGCCTGCAAGCGATGGAAACATTACATACAAGCCATACCTGGTCCGTTTACGGTTTTTACAGACCACAAAAACCTCACGTATTTCAACCGAGCGCGAGACCGATCAGCTAGACATTCACGATGGTATTCGTTCATTAGTGAACTCGATATTCGCATCGAATACGTGCAAGGCACACAAAATAATCTGGCGGATCTCCTCTCCAGACCAATGGACGAGTACAAAACTCCTAAAGAAAGGGGTCCTCTGGTACCATCATCCTCGCAATCATTGCCCACCATACGACCGGTGGAACCGACAGCTACTTCTCAGGAGTCAGTACAATCTGTGACCTTTTCACGCGACACAGAGATGCTCAAAAGGATAAACCAATCTCTGGAGAAAGATCCTAAGTACTCAAAAATTCTTCAACACTTCCGTAATCCCCAACACAGCCCATTCCCAGGCGACAAGAAGGAAAAACTTCGTTATTCTtataaaaatgaaattttGCGTTATCTGGGAAAAATTGTCGTAGGAGTGGATGAAGAGTTACATGAGGATTTGATTAAACTTTTCCACGATCATTGGATTGGCGGTCATCACGGAATTCGTCGCACGAGACGAGCCTTAACTAAAGTTTTCACATGGCCCAACATCAGCGAATATGTGGAAAAATACGTAAAAAGCTGCTTGACATGCCAGAAATTCCGAATACGAAACCACGCACCATACGGCCTACTAAAGCCGTTACCGATCCCCGATCGCCCCTTCCAATCCATATCATTAGATTTTGTAACGACCTTACCGGAATCTGGTCCCCGGAAGTCAACCCAAATTCTAGTGATAGTCGATCGTTTCAGCAAATACGTCCAGTGTTACCCATGCTCCACCAATACAAACGCCATAGAACTCGCAACATGTATGAAAGATTACTTCGACCGTTTTGGTCCTCCTGACACCATCATCTCAGATAGGGGCACGCAATTTACATCAAACTTTTGGCGATCATTCACCGCCAGTCGAGATATTAAACTTCAGTTCTCCACGGCCTACCATCCTCAGACGGATGGTCAGACAGAACGCATGAACAGGGAAGTCATACGCCATATCGCGAAATATATCAACCCTCAACACAACAATTGGTCGGAATTATTGTCAGAAGCCACCTTTGCCATCAACACCACTTATAATGAATCTATTAAGAACAGCCCTTATAAGGTAGTGTTTGGGTTCGAACCCAATATTCATTTCAATTTTGAAGCCGCGGAAGCTTACCCAACAATGGAAGCCAAGTTAGCACACCAGGCGGACCTCCACAACAGCACTAAGGACATAATTCGACAcagccaacagcagcaagctAAATATCACAACAAACATCGAGTTCACAAGGTTTTCAAACTGACGGATCGAGTGTTACTTTCCACGGACAAGCTTAACCATGACCGAGGTCCAAAACGTAAATTCGATAGGAAATGGATTGGACCCTTCACGATTGCGGCAAAAGTCAATGACAATGCTTACCGTCTATTGCTACCCAAGTCTTGGCGCAATAACCCCGTGTTTAACGTAGACCAGTTGGAACTATATCAGGAAAACTTGGTGCATCGGAAGAAATATGACCCGCACATCGAAGAAGATATCGATTATTATGACAATAATCCCCTCGGCATCACCGATCTCATTCGAACTGAGCATTTCGGCAAGCAGATCAAATATCTCGCTTCAGTCCGCACCAAGTACGCAACGGAGTCACAATACTTCACCTTGGAACAGCTCAAGGATTACAAAGATCTTGTCTGGCTTCTACACAACAGATCACCTACGGATCCTAAGCCTCCTCACCTCGATAAATTCCTGAACCACCTGGAAGGCGGTTCATAAGGGGGGGTACTGTAAGGACTCTCAGCATCCTTGGATGGTAACCAAGACAGTAACGAGGTTACCTAGTTCAACGAAGTCACATGACTAGATCTCCACATATATATAGCTTATCCTGCAGCTCTCCAACTTCTGGTCCTTTAGCTTGGATATTATTCTTCAACTATCCTAGAGCTAACAGGACCAGACTCTGGTAGCATTGACGACTGTACCTTTCGGGAACTATTATTGTAATAGAGGAAAACTACCTTACATGAACAAAAAATTTAGCACTCCTCTGTCAGACGAACACTTGTCTCAGCTTCTCCCGTCCAAAAAATGGCTTGATTGAAGTTTTTCACCTTATAAATGCTCTACCAGATATCAGCTGGATATCTGCAACTCCCACCACAGTCATTGATGTAAGTTGTGCATCTTTGGACTCGGTGGACCGGTCGTAAGTGTCTAAGAACCTTTCCCCACTGGCACGGCGCCATTAAAGGTGGTTTCTCCAAGTTATTCACGAGCAATCTCATActtatattttttttaatcGTATAAGCAATGTGTTAAGTGGTATATCTGTTCGTAAAAGACCATTGGTGCCGTAGAACCGGCCCCACCCCTTCCAGAATGAGCAAAAGCCACTGTGAAGATGCAAATTTGAAATCGATTCAGATGATAGCACGAAACTATGAATATTAAATTTCAAAGACTTCATACAATTCTATTAGTGCTCTCTAATCGATTGGATAGTCaatattttcatcttcCAGTGTCATTCCGTGAGTCGAATTCTTTATAGAAACGATTTCTGAAAGCGCACAgaattcttctttttgtttttacaAAATTGTTCCTAGATCACTTcgtttttgttgattataCTGCGTGAAGATAAGTCGACTAAACAGCCCGGCAATACCTAGCTCATTTAACAATCTACGACGAGGCCCTGTGGCAGACACATAAGCCTATAAATTGACCATGATATGACCCTATAACCAACAGAGTGGCTATGATCCAGAAGTATCAACCAATATCTGACAGAGTAAATAGCACATTTGGAGTTGGCTGAACCAATACTATCAAGCACACGCCCAATCACTGAAGCCTATTTAGGAGCTACCCTGAGTAGATTTAATTTGTCAAAGAATGTAGGGAATCTAAAAAGGAACAGGAAGAGGGTGATAAATAGAGATGGCAAAGTACCTTGTGGGCCCTCTTCAAAAACAGCAAAACAGATTCAAAAggacaaaaataaataactaaataaataaatacatcaCATGAGATATGCTATACTGACACCAGTCGATCTACTCTTCCCTGGCAGGGGCTGCGACAGGAAGAGGTTCAAAACCGAGATGCTGATTTGAAAGCTCCAGCAAATACTCGAGTTGTTCAGGATTGAAACGCTCTTCACACTCTTCAACAAGGGTATAAAGGACAGGCATGGTTCGAGGAGCACTGTTAATAAGCTGCAATCGCTCTGCCTTCTCAAGAGCTATACTATTCTCGCTGAGCTGACGAATGAATTTGGTCATGTTCTCAACTGTCTGAGGAGACTCAGGGTTTCCCGCAGGTCTGTCTTGTAAATACGCCTGTAACTCGACGACAATGGTCTCTAAATTCTCCGACCCAGCAGTTTTCTTCTTAGCCGAAACATCGTTAaggtgcagcagcacctccagATTCGTCAGCAGCTTGTCTCTCTCAGCTTCAATCTTTGCTTCTGTCAGTACTTATACACCACTGAAGAATAGGGGGAGACGGtaactgcctccggcggctggggcgctgccccagaccccgttgtgctccgcttcgcggagctgctgggatcgtggacgcacgactcgagcgaagcgagaggagccagggggtctggggcgcagccccagccgccggaggcatctggAATATACCCCTATGAGCCACGTGCCCGGAAATCTCCACTTACTTTCATTGTTTGGACAGAAGTTGTAGTCGTCAGATGAGTATGGATGGACTCGAGGTCAGTTCGCGATAATTTTGGCACCTGTGATTTTACCTTACCGCTATCTTCTGAAGCTTAGGTATGAAGATAAGGTCAAGGGTGGGCGTCAGCGTTAGAAGTGCATCTTTGGGAGATTAGAACAGGGTGTTCCGAAAACGGTAGTTGCAGTCACTGGAAAATTTTAGGATTATTTCCTATTTGGGCCGGACTCAGGATTCGCGAGAGTCGGTCGCACCTGGCGCCAGTCGAGTCTCATCACCAGTGTGAATTACCAGCTGCTTCACAGATTCTCTGTTACCGACAACCCATACAACAAAACACAGCAAAAATGTCGCTCGTCGTCACTGAGAAGGGAAACTTCCAACACATTCTTCGGTATGTTCTGCAACGATAGTTTTGATATGATATGGATTGGATGATTCGTCGGGTAGCGAGGTGCTTTTCTAGAGTTCGCAAGTGAGAAATAGTGGTACTATGATCGATACAAATGACATGGGATATGACAAAATTGTGAATAATTGTAATGCGTGCTAGGTTTACGATACCTgtagagagagagagagtCGTCTCTTCGACTGCTAGATATTTGATTTGTCAAGCAAAATATATTCGacatttgaaatttcaccGACTAAATAAAATCGACTACCATAGTATTGAGTATTGTTTTTTCAataagaaacaaaacaaagtTAATCGACTTTCGAACTACTTTTTCGATTGGTGCTCGTCTCTAAAATAAGCTTATTTTTTGTATGATGTTCTGGCCTGCTGAAAAATTTCATCGGTAGAAGGCTGCAGCTGCAAATTTCATAGCTAGTGAAAATGTCGCCATACGATTAAAACAAAAGCCATGTCATCTGTTATTTGTCATTATTAGTACCACTGTTTTAATAGCTTGCTTCTCTATTGATTTGCTAGTACGACCACCTCTCCATATCACTATTGACCCTCTAACCAACAAATTTACTAACAAATTCCAGTCTTTTGTCTACCAACGTCGATGGTAAGATCAAGATCATGTACGCCTTGACCACCATCCGTGGTGTTGGTCGTCGTTACGCCAATCTTATCTGTAAGAAGGCCGATGTTGACCTCAGCAAGCGTGCTGGTGAGTTGACCGTTGAAGAGCTCGAGAGAATCGTCACCATCATCCAAAACCCCACTCAATACAAGGTCCCCGCTTGGTTCCTTAACAGACAAAGAGACGTTGTTGACGGTAAGGACTCGCACCTCCTCGTCAACCAACTTGACAACAAGCTCCGTGAGGACTTGGAGCGTCTCAAGAGAATGAGAGCCCACAGAGGTCTCAGACACTACTGGGGTCTCCGTGTCCGTGGTCAACACACCAAGACCACcggcagaagaggcagatCCGCCCCTACTGGCAAGAAATAAGTGTTGTAGTAATAAAATTGGCGCACCAAAGTACAACGACTGCAGTGTATTATCTATCAAAAGTGTCTGTTTTCTAATATTTTGTTTGCTCTATAGCCTCATTatctaaaataaaaactaTCACCGACGTCTTTAAATtggttctgcctccggcggctggggctccgccccagaccctggttgctcctctcgcttcgctcgagtcgttgcgtggggtTTTGAGGTGATGCTTGTGATCAAGGACTCTGATTTTTTCAAAGGAAATCAATAATACATATCAAATATCGTAAGTCGGTATCCCAAGGACTGACAAAGAATGATCTAAAGAGGAGCTCTAAGAAAGAATAAACCATTCACTAGAGGATATGTCCTCCAACGAGATCTATCATTGTCATTAATGAGGGTATTCCAACCTCGAATTTTTCACCACTAAAATTGCATGGCATTTTTATCTTCCAACTTTGCATTTCATGCCGAGATTGCACTTAAAATACAActattgtatttttttgtagaCAATTATTGCATTTCGTACGCCAATATATGGTGGTCGTGACAAACGAAGGTATGAATTGGCCATCAAAAATTTAAGAAAGGAGCTATAATTTACCAACTCTTGAATCTCCAATCAATGGTATTTGATCAGTGCCACTGGGGGTCATCACGGACTAATTTAGGTAAAATAATTCAGACTGCAGAATCTAATTCAATACAGATAGTAAGGGGACTGATTTGTAGAAAAATGATCTCGAAGTCGAAATTTGCCAATAGGTATACTTCTACGTTGAATATCGGAACTCTTTGATTTGGATCTATACGCTTaacttgatatttataGGGGGAACTTGGCGAATATAATCAAGGCTTTCGCAGGGTCAGTGAGTGCAAATCTCCCTCCTCGGCTTCCCAAAAAACGCTATGAGAGATTTAAGGAGGTACCATTGGCAAGTGTACAAGCTTCACAAAAGGACATATCTTCCAATAAGAATCATCATTGACACTTAAGAAGGATCTTTTCTATAAACCAAATGGACTGCAGTCAATCAGAGAGTGGATTTGATCTTCTCACGAGGGACTCTCAAGCAATTTGAATATGATACAGTATCACAAAATACGGCGTGATATATACTCTTTACTCTTTTGGTAGTTCTTTTACGCCAAAATAAAGGTTGACTAACCAGATCCCCCCTGAAAACGCCTGATCAGGGTCTTCTGCAGCCGCACAATCTGAGTACTttacagcagctgctgaattCTCGAGATCAACGTAAACAAATGAGTTTCCAAGAGGGCCCGGCCGAAGGCCAGCCATCGAAAAGCTTGTATGAGACGCTTCAAGAGAATAAGGGTGAGTGATTCTGAGAAAGTCATAAATCAAAGCCTTGAACTGACTGTAAGACAGACCACTAACCGAACTTACAGCCCgtaaagaagaagagtatCAGAAGAAGTACATTGAAAAGACAGTAACTACCCACCGATTAAACGATGACGAAGCAAAATATCTGGACGACTTGGCACGTCGAGAATACGAGAAAGAACGAGAGATCGAGCGTGAAGTGAACAACCAGCTCAACAAGTTCAGGAAGTAGGTATCTGTCCATGGCTCtagcagctggggctccgtccCAGaacccgtggctcctcttgcttcgctcaagtcgttgcgtggggaTCGGGGCATCTTCTACGGGTTGGTAGCTACATTGAGAGTGCGAATTTGCTAACCTGGGAATAGAAATGTGAAGGAGACGGGAACCAAGGTTGTCGAGCCTGTGTCCGGaccagctgttgctgtgaGACCGAGTAAAGTGGTGAAGAGGACTGCTAAAAGAGGCAGTGGTGTAATT
The Sugiyamaella lignohabitans strain CBS 10342 chromosome A, complete sequence genome window above contains:
- a CDS encoding gag-pol fusion protein (Retrotransposon TYA Gag and TYB Pol genes; transcribed/translated as one unit; polyprotein is processed to make a nucleocapsid-like protein (Gag), reverse transcriptase (RT), protease (PR), and integrase (IN); similar to retroviral genes; GO_component: GO:0005737 - cytoplasm [Evidence IEA,IEA,IEA]; GO_component: GO:0005634 - nucleus [Evidence IEA,IEA]; GO_component: GO:0005634 - nucleus [Evidence IDA] [PMID 9448009]; GO_component: GO:0000943 - retrotransposon nucleocapsid [Evidence ISS] [PMID 9582191]; GO_function: GO:0005524 - ATP binding [Evidence IEA]; GO_function: GO:0003677 - DNA binding [Evidence IEA]; GO_function: GO:0003887 - DNA-directed DNA polymerase activity [Evidence IEA,IEA]; GO_function: GO:0003887 - DNA-directed DNA polymerase activity [Evidence ISS] [PMID 9582191]; GO_function: GO:0003723 - RNA binding [Evidence IEA,IEA]; GO_function: GO:0003723 - RNA binding [Evidence ISS] [PMID 9582191]; GO_function: GO:0004523 - RNA-DNA hybrid ribonuclease activity [Evidence IEA]; GO_function: GO:0003964 - RNA-directed DNA polymerase activity [Evidence IEA,IEA]; GO_function: GO:0003964 - RNA-directed DNA polymerase activity [Evidence ISS] [PMID 9582191]; GO_function: GO:0004190 - aspartic-type endopeptidase activity [Evidence IEA]; GO_function: GO:0003824 - catalytic activity [Evidence IEA]; GO_function: GO:0004519 - endonuclease activity [Evidence IEA]; GO_function: GO:0016787 - hydrolase activity [Evidence IEA]; GO_function: GO:0046872 - metal ion binding [Evidence IEA]; GO_function: GO:0004518 - nuclease activity [Evidence IEA]; GO_function: GO:0003676 - nucleic acid binding [Evidence IEA]; GO_function: GO:0000166 - nucleotide binding [Evidence IEA]; GO_function: GO:0016779 - nucleotidyltransferase activity [Evidence IEA]; GO_function: GO:0008233 - peptidase activity [Evidence IEA]; GO_function: GO:0008233 - peptidase activity [Evidence ISS] [PMID 9582191]; GO_function: GO:0004540 - ribonuclease activity [Evidence ISS] [PMID 9582191]; GO_function: GO:0016740 - transferase activity [Evidence IEA]; GO_process: GO:0015074 - DNA integration [Evidence IEA,IEA]; GO_process: GO:0006310 - DNA recombination [Evidence IEA]; GO_process: GO:0006261 - DNA-dependent DNA replication [Evidence IEA,IEA]; GO_process: GO:0090502 - RNA phosphodiester bond hydrolysis, endonucleolytic [Evidence IEA]; GO_process: GO:0006278 - RNA-dependent DNA replication [Evidence IEA,IEA]; GO_process: GO:0008152 - metabolic process [Evidence IEA]; GO_process: GO:0090305 - nucleic acid phosphodiester bond hydrolysis [Evidence IEA]; GO_process: GO:0006508 - proteolysis [Evidence IEA]; GO_process: GO:0032196 - transposition [Evidence IEA]; GO_process: GO:0032197 - transposition, RNA-mediated [Evidence ISS] [PMID 9582191]; GO_process: GO:0019076 - viral release from host cell [Evidence IEA]) — encoded protein: MDEYKTPKERGPLVPSSSQSLPTIRPVEPTATSQESVQSVTFSRDTEMLKRINQSLEKDPKYSKILQHFRNPQHSPFPGDKKEKLRYSYKNEILRYLGKIVVGVDEELHEDLIKLFHDHWIGGHHGIRRTRRALTKVFTWPNISEYVEKYVKSCLTCQKFRIRNHAPYGLLKPLPIPDRPFQSISLDFVTTLPESGPRKSTQILVIVDRFSKYVQCYPCSTNTNAIELATCMKDYFDRFGPPDTIISDRGTQFTSNFWRSFTASRDIKLQFSTAYHPQTDGQTERMNREVIRHIAKYINPQHNNWSELLSEATFAINTTYNESIKNSPYKVVFGFEPNIHFNFEAAEAYPTMEAKLAHQADLHNSTKDIIRHSQQQQAKYHNKHRVHKVFKLTDRVLLSTDKLNHDRGPKRKFDRKWIGPFTIAAKVNDNAYRLLLPKSWRNNPVFNVDQLELYQENLVHRKKYDPHIEEDIDYYDNNPLGITDLIRTEHFGKQIKYLASVRTKYATESQYFTLEQLKDYKDLVWLLHNRSPTDPKPPHLDKFLNHLEGGS
- the RPS18B gene encoding ribosomal 40S subunit protein S18B (Protein component of the small (40S) ribosomal subunit; homologous to mammalian ribosomal protein S18 and bacterial S13; RPS18B has a paralog, RPS18A, that arose from the whole genome duplication; protein abundance increases in response to DNA replication stress; GO_component: GO:0005737 - cytoplasm [Evidence IEA,IEA]; GO_component: GO:0022627 - cytosolic small ribosomal subunit [Evidence IBA]; GO_component: GO:0022627 - cytosolic small ribosomal subunit [Evidence NAS] [PMID 9559554]; GO_component: GO:0005622 - intracellular [Evidence IEA]; GO_component: GO:0005739 - mitochondrion [Evidence IDA] [PMID 16823961]; GO_component: GO:0030529 - ribonucleoprotein complex [Evidence IEA]; GO_component: GO:0005840 - ribosome [Evidence IEA,IEA]; GO_function: GO:0003723 - RNA binding [Evidence IEA,IEA]; GO_function: GO:0003676 - nucleic acid binding [Evidence IEA]; GO_function: GO:0019843 - rRNA binding [Evidence IEA]; GO_function: GO:0003735 - structural constituent of ribosome [Evidence IEA]; GO_function: GO:0003735 - structural constituent of ribosome [Evidence NAS] [PMID 9559554]; GO_process: GO:0002181 - cytoplasmic translation [Evidence NAS] [PMID 9559554]; GO_process: GO:0000447 - endonucleolytic cleavage in ITS1 to separate SSU-rRNA from 5.8S rRNA and LSU-rRNA from tricistronic rRNA transcript (SSU-rRNA, 5.8S rRNA, LSU-rRNA) [Evidence IMP] [PMID 14627813]; GO_process: GO:0006407 - rRNA export from nucleus [Evidence IGI] [PMID 16246728]; GO_process: GO:0006412 - translation [Evidence IEA]), with translation MYALTTIRGVGRRYANLICKKADVDLSKRAGELTVEELERIVTIIQNPTQYKVPAWFLNRQRDVVDGKDSHLLVNQLDNKLREDLERLKRMRAHRGLRHYWGLRVRGQHTKTTGRRGRSAPTGKK